Proteins found in one Mustela lutreola isolate mMusLut2 chromosome 10, mMusLut2.pri, whole genome shotgun sequence genomic segment:
- the RAD54L gene encoding DNA repair and recombination protein RAD54-like, protein MFYAPEPRMRKSLAPSQLAKRKPEGRSGDDEDWQPGTVTPKKRKSSSGTQSQECFLSPFRKPVIQLTSRPPCLDSSQHEAFIRSILSKPFKIPIPNYQGPLGFRALGLKRAGVRRALHDPLEEGALVLYEPPPLSAHDQLKLDKEKLPVHVVVDPVLSKVLRPHQREGVKFLWECVTSRRIPGSHGCIMADEMGLGKTLQCITLMWTLLRQSPECKPEIDKAVVVSPSSLVKNWYNEVGKWLGGRIQPLAIDGGSKEEIDQKLEVFMNQRGARVPSPILIISYETFRLHVGVLQKGSVGLVICDEGHRLKNSENQTYQALDSLNTSRRVLISGTPIQNDLLEYFSLVHFVNSGILGTAHEFKKHFELPILKGRDAAASEADRRLGEERLRELTSIVNRCLIRRTSDILSKYLPVKIEQVVCCRLTPLQTELYKRFLRQAKPAEELREGKMTMSSLSSITLLKKLCNHPALIYDKCVEEEDGFEGALEIFPPGYSSKALEPQLSGKMLVLDYILAVTRSRSSDKVVLVSNYTQTLDLFEKLCRARRYLYVRLDGTMSIKKRAKVVERFNNPSSPDFVFMLSSKAGGCGLNLIGANRLVMFDPDWNPANDEQAMARVWRDGQKKTCYIYRLLSAGTIEEKIFQRQSHKKALSSCVVDEEQDVERHFSLGELKELFTLDEASLSDTHERLRCRRCVNNHQVRPPPDGSDCTSDLAQWNHNTDKRGLKDEVLQAAWDAASTAITFVFHQRSHEEQRGLH, encoded by the exons ATGTTTTATGCTCCTGAGCCCAGGATG AGGAAGAGCTTAGCTCCTAGCCAGCTGGCCAAGAGAAAACCGGAAGGCAGATCTGGTGATGATGAAGACTGGCAGCCTGGGACAGTG ACTCCCAAGAAACGGAAATCCAGCAGTGGGACTCAGAGCCAGGAGTGTTTCCTGTCTCCTTTTCGGAAACCTGTGATTCAACTAACCAGTCGACCACCCTGTTTGGATAGTAGTCAACAT gaAGCCTTTATTCGAAGCATTTTGTCAAAGCCTTTTAAAATCCCCATTCCAAATTATCAAG GTCCTCTGGGCTTTCGGGCATTGGGCCTCAAAAGGGCTGGGGTCCGCCGGGCCCTCCATGACCCCTTGGAAGAAGGTGCCTTGGTTTTGTATGAGCCTCCCCCACTGAGTGCCCATGACCAGCTGAAGCTTGACAA GGAAAAACTCCCTGTCCATGTGGTTGTTGATCCTGTCCTCAGTAAGGTCTTGCGGCCTCATCAGAGAGAG GGAGTGAAGTTCCTGTGGGAGTGTGTCACCAGTCGGCGCATCCCCGGCAGCCACGGCTGCATCATGGCTGACGAGATGGGCCTGGGCAAGACGCTGCAGTGCATCACACTGATGTGGACGCTTTTGCGCCAGAGTCCAGAGTGCAAACCAGAAATTGACAAGGCAGTGGTGGTGTCACCCTCCAGCCTAGTGAAGAACTGGTACAATGAAGTTGGAAAATGGCTTGGAGGGAGGATCCAACCTCTGGCCATTGACGGAGGCTCTAAGGAAGAGATAGACCAAAAGCTGG AAGTATTCATGAACCAGCGTGGAGCCCGAGTGCCTTCTCCCATTCTCATCATTTCCTACGAGACGTTCCGTCTTCATGTTGGAGTCCTCCAGAAAGGGAGTGTTGGACTGGTCATATGTGATGAG GGACACAGACTTAAGAACTCTGAGAATCAGACATACCAGGCATTGGACAGCTTGAACACCAGCCGGCGGGTGCTTATCTCTGGGACCCCCATCCAGAATGATCTCCTTGAGTATTTCAGCTTGGTACATTTTGTTAATTCAGGCATTCTGG GAACTGCCCATGAGTTCAAGAAGCATTTTGAGTTGCCAATTTTGAAGGGTCGAGATGCAGCTGCCAGTGAGGCGGACAGACGGCTAGGAGAGGAGCGGCTGCGGGAGCTCACCAGCATTGTAAATAG GTGTCTGATACGGAGGACATCTGATATCCTGTCTAAATATCTGCCTGTGAAGATCGAGCAGGTGGTTTGTTGTAG GCTGACACCCCTTCAGACTGAATTGTACAAGAGGTTTCTGAGACAAGCCAAGCCAGCCGAAGAGTTGCGTGAGGGCAAAATGACTATGTCATCCCTTTCTTCCATAACCTTACTAAAGAAGCTTTGTAATC ATCCAGCTCTAATCTATGACAAGTGTGTGGAAGAGGAGGATGGCTTTGAAGGTGCTTTGGAAATATTTCCCCCTGGTTATAGCTCCAAGGCTCTAGAGCCCCAGCTGTCAG GTAAGATGCTGGTCCTTGATTACATTCTGGCAGTGACCCGAAGCCGCAGCAGTGACAAAGTAGTGCTGGTGTCCAATTACACGCAGACACTGGATCTCTTTGAGAAGCTCTGCCGGGCCCGAAG GTACTTATATGTCCGCTTGGATGGCACAATGTCCATTAAGAAGCGAGCCAAGGTCGTGGAGCGCTTTAACAATCCATCG AGCCCTGACTTTGTCTTCATGCTGAGCAGCAAAGCTGGTGGCTGTGGCCTCAATCTCATTGGGGCTAACCGACTGGTCATGTTTGACCCTGACTGGAACCCGGCCAATGATGAACAAGCCATGGCCCGGGTCTGGCGTGACGGTCAAAAGAAGACATGCTATATCTATCGCCTGCTGTCT GCCGGAACCATTGAGGAGAAGATCTTTCAGCGCCAGAGCCACAAGAAGGCACTGAGCAGCTGTGTGGTGGATGAGGAGCAGGACGTGGAGCGGCACTTCTCTCTGGGCGAGTTAAAGGAGCTGTTTACTCTCGATGAGGCTAGCCTTAGCGACACTCATGAAAG GCTGCGCTGCCGCCGCTGTGTCAACAACCACCAGGTCCGGCCACCCCCTGATGGTTCTGACTGTACTTCAGACCTGGCTCAGTGGAACCATAACACTGATAAGCGGGGGCTCAAGGATGAGGTACTCCAGGCTGCCTGGGATGCTGCCTCCACTGCCATCACATTCGTCTTCCACCAGCGTTCTCATGAAGAGCAGCGGGGCCTCCACTGA